A window of the Coprobacter fastidiosus genome harbors these coding sequences:
- a CDS encoding TatD family hydrolase — protein MTYYNLHTHDLSLSTDRKLSICNLPYKNSFTSPDAYPGVYFSAGIHPWHIASTDPMSLTSQLSRIAESPQLLAIGECGLDKLTDTPIDIQITIFKQQIEIAENSKKPMIIHCVKAFNELIKLRKETAARQEWIIHGFRGKPQLATELIQHGFRISIGHKFNPETARIIPLHRLFLETDDSNIDIETVYRQIAEIRQIPENELIISIGTNFSELFDLSR, from the coding sequence ATGACTTATTACAACCTGCATACACACGACCTTTCCCTTTCAACCGATCGAAAACTAAGTATATGCAATCTGCCTTATAAAAATAGCTTTACCTCCCCCGATGCATATCCGGGTGTCTATTTCTCCGCAGGCATACACCCTTGGCATATAGCCTCGACAGACCCGATGTCGTTAACATCGCAGTTATCCCGAATAGCAGAATCTCCGCAACTGCTTGCAATCGGAGAATGCGGACTCGATAAATTGACCGATACCCCGATAGACATTCAAATAACCATCTTTAAACAACAAATAGAAATTGCCGAGAACAGTAAAAAACCGATGATTATCCATTGCGTAAAGGCTTTCAATGAACTGATAAAATTACGAAAAGAAACCGCAGCCCGTCAAGAATGGATTATTCATGGATTCAGAGGAAAACCTCAGTTAGCAACAGAACTCATTCAACACGGTTTCAGAATTTCGATCGGACACAAGTTCAATCCCGAAACCGCCCGAATAATACCATTGCACCGATTATTTCTCGAAACCGACGACAGTAATATCGATATCGAAACCGTTTACCGGCAAATTGCCGAAATACGGCAGATTCCGGAAAACGAGCTCATCATATCGATCGGTACAAACTTTTCCGAACTTTTCGATTTATCCCGATAA
- the rnpA gene encoding ribonuclease P protein component: MANFKLTQAERLCGKKRIDALFTSGNSFIVYPYRIVYRSASDTDNVPVSMFVSIPKKRFKRAVKRNLIRRRIKEAYRKNKHILTDTLQSQETALDMAILYLDREILDYQTLEKKLKDLLQKLKEKVCKESCEKNLPKPNDS; the protein is encoded by the coding sequence ATGGCAAACTTCAAATTAACACAGGCAGAACGACTTTGCGGGAAAAAACGGATAGATGCCCTTTTTACATCAGGGAATTCATTCATCGTCTATCCCTACCGGATAGTATATCGGTCTGCCTCCGATACAGACAATGTTCCTGTATCTATGTTTGTCAGTATCCCTAAAAAGAGGTTTAAAAGAGCGGTAAAGCGAAATCTTATCCGAAGGCGAATAAAAGAAGCTTATCGAAAAAATAAACATATACTCACCGATACGCTTCAAAGTCAAGAAACAGCTTTGGATATGGCAATCCTTTATTTAGATAGGGAAATTCTCGATTATCAAACATTGGAGAAAAAGCTAAAAGATTTACTCCAAAAATTAAAAGAAAAGGTATGTAAAGAATCTTGCGAAAAAAATCTCCCAAAGCCGAATGATTCATGA
- the yidD gene encoding membrane protein insertion efficiency factor YidD → MKRVLSLLLLIPVYFYRACISPLKPQTCRFVPTCSEYAIEAIRKHGPFKGLWLAIKRICRCHPWGGSGYDPVP, encoded by the coding sequence ATGAAAAGAGTTTTATCTTTACTACTATTAATACCCGTCTACTTTTATCGGGCATGTATTTCTCCTCTCAAACCTCAAACCTGCAGGTTTGTCCCTACATGTTCGGAATATGCAATCGAAGCCATTCGCAAACACGGTCCGTTCAAAGGCCTCTGGTTGGCAATAAAAAGAATTTGCCGTTGTCACCCTTGGGGAGGAAGCGGTTATGATCCTGTACCTTAA
- the tyrS gene encoding tyrosine--tRNA ligase translates to MNFVEELKWRGMIHDIMPGTEEQLQKEMTTAYVGIDPTADSLHIGHLVSVMMLKHFQRAGHKPIALVGGATGMIGDPSMKSQERNLLDEKTLRHNQEAIKKQLSKFLDFESDAPNAAELVNNYDWMKNFSFLDFIRDVGKYITVNYMMSKDSVKRRLAGEGSNGLSFTEFSYQLVQGYDFTYLYKTKNCKLQMGGSDQWGNITTGTELIRRTTGGEAFALTCPLITKADGGKFGKTESGNVWLDPRYTSPYKFYQFWLNVSDADAERYIKIFTALSKEEIDALIEEQHAAPHLRPIQKRLAKEITIMVHSTEDYEAAVEASNILFGNSTSEQLKKLDEDTLLAVFEGVPQFEISKNELIQGIKAVDLLTEKAAVFPSKGEMRKITQGGGVSVNKEKLLQFDKEISEKDLLNGKYILVQKGKKNYFLIIAK, encoded by the coding sequence ATGAATTTCGTAGAAGAACTAAAATGGAGGGGCATGATTCACGATATAATGCCCGGTACAGAAGAACAATTACAGAAAGAAATGACGACTGCATACGTAGGTATAGACCCGACTGCAGATTCTTTACACATCGGCCACCTTGTAAGTGTCATGATGTTGAAGCATTTCCAAAGAGCCGGACACAAGCCTATCGCTCTGGTCGGCGGCGCTACCGGAATGATCGGAGATCCCTCTATGAAGTCCCAAGAACGCAATCTACTGGATGAAAAAACATTACGTCACAATCAAGAAGCGATCAAAAAACAACTCTCCAAATTTTTAGATTTCGAGTCGGATGCACCCAACGCTGCAGAGTTGGTCAACAATTACGATTGGATGAAAAATTTCTCTTTCTTGGACTTTATCCGGGATGTAGGAAAATATATCACAGTCAATTATATGATGAGTAAAGACTCCGTAAAAAGGCGTCTTGCCGGAGAGGGAAGCAACGGACTGTCATTCACAGAATTCTCATACCAATTGGTACAAGGATACGACTTTACCTACTTGTACAAAACAAAAAATTGCAAGTTGCAAATGGGAGGTTCTGACCAATGGGGAAATATCACTACCGGAACAGAATTAATTCGCCGGACAACCGGAGGAGAAGCTTTCGCCCTCACCTGCCCTTTAATTACTAAAGCCGATGGAGGGAAATTCGGAAAAACAGAATCCGGAAACGTGTGGCTCGACCCACGCTATACATCTCCATACAAATTTTACCAATTCTGGCTGAATGTAAGCGATGCCGATGCCGAACGTTATATCAAAATATTCACAGCTCTCAGCAAAGAGGAAATAGACGCCCTTATCGAAGAACAACATGCTGCACCACATCTGCGGCCTATACAAAAACGGTTGGCAAAGGAAATTACGATAATGGTGCATTCTACAGAAGATTATGAAGCTGCCGTAGAAGCCTCGAATATTCTTTTCGGAAACTCGACATCGGAACAACTGAAAAAACTCGATGAAGACACTCTCTTGGCCGTATTTGAAGGTGTACCGCAATTTGAGATCTCTAAAAACGAGCTCATACAGGGAATCAAAGCTGTCGATCTTTTAACCGAAAAAGCCGCCGTCTTCCCCTCAAAAGGAGAAATGCGTAAAATAACTCAAGGCGGAGGAGTATCTGTCAACAAAGAAAAACTTCTCCAATTCGACAAAGAAATATCCGAAAAGGACCTATTAAACGGAAAATATATTCTGGTACAAAAAGGTAAAAAGAACTATTTCTTAATTATTGCAAAATAA